Within the Mycobacterium gordonae genome, the region GGCGCCAACGGTGGGAATGGCGGCAACGGCGGAGCGACGTTTATCACCGGAACAGCGACCGCCACTTCCGGTGCCGGCGGCGCGGGCGGTACCGGTAGCGCCGGTAGCGGTGGTATCGGCGGAGCAGGCGGTCAGGTGACGATCAACACCAGCGCCTCCACGGCGGCCGCGACGGGCGGCGCCGGCGGGGCTGGCGGTACCGGACTCTTCGGCGGCGCCGGCGGGGACGGCGGCTCGGTGTCGACAAAAGGTCTGGGCACCCTTAACCCCGGCAAGGGCGGATTAGGCGGTACGGGCACTTCCAGCGGCGGCATCGGCGGCGATGGTGGAAACGCGACGATCAGCAACACTGCATCGACTCAGACGGCAAAGGGTGGCACCGGAGCTGCCGGCGGCACTGCCACCAATGGCGTCGGCGGTACCGGCGGCGCCGGCGGCAGTGGCACCACCAGCGGATCCGGCGACGCGATTGGCGGCACCGCCGGGCTGGGCGGCGCCGGATCCAAGGGCGGCGGAAACGGCGGGCTCGGCGGCAGTGCCTCGAACCACGGCACCGGTAACGCCATTGGCGCCGCCGGCGGGGCCGGCGCCGACGGCGGCGCCAACGCCAAAGGCGGCAACGGAGGCGCCGGAGGCAGTGCCACCATCGACAACGCCGCAAATGCGGGCACGGCGACCGGCGGCCAGGGCGGAGCCGGTGGTAATGGCGGCACCAACGCCACCGGCGGGGCGGGTGGAGCCGGCGGCGCGGCTTCCATTGTCAACGGCGGTGCCGCCGCCGCTCTAGGCGGTAACGGCGGAAAAGGCGGCACCGGCGCCATCGGTGCAGGCAAAGGAGGCAACGGCGGGGGCGCCACCAGCGACGGAATCGGCAGCGTTACTGGCGGCACCGGCGCCGACGGCGCCAGCGCCGGCGCTACCGGCTTCGGCGGAGCCGGCGGTAACGGCGGCGGCGCCACCATCACTGCTGCTAACTCTGCCGCCACCGCGACCGCCGGCAACGGCGGCGCAGGAGGCTCCGGCTCCCTGGGCGGTGCCGGCGGAGCTGGCGGTACGGCAACCCATCAGGGAACAGGAAGCCTCACCGCGGGCCACGGAGGAGCGGGCGGCGACGCCACCAACAGCGGCACCGGTGGCGCAGGCGGAGCCGGTGGCGGAGCACACATCCAGAACACCGCCTCGGCAGCCAACGCCGTCGGAGGCACCGGCGGCGCAGGCGGCAAAGCCACCACTGGCAACGTTGCTACGGGCGGCGCCGGGGGTGACGGCGGGGACGCCTCCACCACCGGAACCGGCACCGCCACCGGAGGCGCCGGCGGTCACGGTGGCCTTGCACAACTCTCCACTAGCACCTCTACGGGACCGGCGACCGGCGGCAAGGGCGGCGACGGCGGAGCCGGCACCACCACGGGCGGCGACGGCGGGGCCGGCGGTGCGGCGTCGAGCGAAGGACTTGGAAACGTCACCTCGGGCAACGGAGGTGTGGGTGGGGCCGGCTTCCACGGTGGGAACGGAGGAACGGGCGGCAGCGCCAACATCGGAAATGCTGTGTCAGGGGCAACCGCGACCGGCGGTGACGGCGGCATCGGAGGCAACACCACGGCTCCGAGCAACCAATTTGTCGCGAGCGGCGGGACCGGTGGCGCCGGGGGCTCGGCGTCCACAAAAGGGACTGGCAGCGTGAATGCCGGCACCGGTGGAGCGGGCGGGTTTGTGAACGATGGCATTGGCGGCGGAGGTGGCGCCGGTGGCGACGCTACCGTTGACAACATCGCCTCGACTACTAGCCCAGTCGGGGGCAAAGGTGGAGCAGGCGGATCAGGTTACAGCCGCGCAGGCAGCGGCGGCGCCGGCGGCAATGCGCAAACGAACAGCAACGTGGCGGCCACGACGGCCACCGGTGGAACCGGGGGCGCCGGCGGCTCACCCAACGTCGGTGCCGGCGGAGACGGTGGCGCAGGCGGCTCTGGCATCCACTCGGGTGCCGGCTCCGCGATGGGCGGAAATGGCGGTGCTGGCGCTGCAGGCGGAAGCAACATTGGTGGAGGCAACGGCGGAACCGGCGGTAACGCGCTGAACACCGGAGCCGGATCGGCAACCGGCGGCAACGGCGGAGTAGGCGGCGCCGACACCGGCAAGGGTGGAGCCGGCGGCAACGGCGGTACTGCACAGATCGATAACGCGGCCTCGGCAGCTCATGCGGTGGGGGGCAAGGGCGGAGCGGGCGGCTCGAGCAGCACCTCAAGTGGGAGTCCCGTGAGCGGCGGAGCAGGCGGCGAGGGCGGTTCTGCGACGACGACGGGAACCGGCACCGCCTTCGGCGGGGGCGGCGGCGACGGCGGCACAGCACAAGTCACTGCCGCCAACTCGACAGCACCGGCGATAGCGGGCAAAGGTGGAGCCGGTGGCAACGGCACCATTGGTGGCGCCGGCGGGGCCGGCGGGGCGGCATCGAGTGCTGGACACGCAAACATAACCTCCGGCAGTGGTGGTGCGGGCGGAACCGGGACCACCGGTGCTGGTGGGACCGGAGGCGCGGCCGGGGACGCGACCATCACCAACAGCTCCTCCGTCGGCGTCACAACCGGCGGGCAAGGCGGTGCCGGCGGCGACGGCGCGAGTGGCGGGGCCGGAGGAAAGGGCGGGGCCGTGCAGACCAAGGGGACCGGCAGCGTCAACGCCGGGGCGGGCGGCGCGGGCGGCACCGGCACCACCGGAGTCGGTGGGACCGGCGGTAGCGGCGGGGCCGCTACGGTCGACAACACGGCCTCGACAGTGACCGTCGTAGGTGGCACTGGGGGAGGCGGCGGTACGGGCGTCGATAACGCCGGATTCGCCGCAGGCCGCGGCGGGCAGGGCGGCTTCGCGCAAACCAACAGTATGGACGCGGGGACACAGGCCATCGGAGGCACTGGCGGTGCCGGCGGCGACGCCACCACCGGCACCGGCGGTGGTGGCGGCAATGGTGGTGATTCCCAACATCTCGGAGCGGGCACGGCAGTGGGCGGACAAGGGGGAACCGGCGGCTCAGGGCCGCTGGCTGGCGGACGCGGCGGGGTTGGCGGTAACGGTGCGAACCTGGGGACAGGGAGCGCCATTGGAGGAACCGGCGGTACCGGGGGCGACAGCGGCGTCACCGGCACTGGCGGAAACGGCGGCGATGCCGGTAACGCGGGGATAGCCGAGGGCTCAGCAGGGGATGTCACCGGTGGCGACGGCGGAGCCGGCGGTAACGGCGGCTCCGGCGGAAACGGTGGGAATGGCAGTCTAGTTAGCACCAGCGGGACTGGATTCGCATTCGGCGGTAACGGCGGAAACGGCGGCAACAGCTCCGCCAACGGCGCCAACGGCGGCAATGGCGGCAACGGCGCCTTGGCTCAAGCCGCCATCGCGGGCCATGCCATACCCGGTCTTGGCGGCACGGGCGGCAGCGGCGGCCCGGGCGGTTCGCAGGGCAAATCCGGACAGAACGGTTGATCGATTAGGTCGTCACCGACGACAGGGTTGTACTCGACAACTGCGACGCCCGCGGCAGCGAGCAGCGCCGCCATGCGTGGATCAGTGGCTTGCGCTCACCTGCCCGTCGAAGCGGTTGGAGCTATGAATCATTGGCTGCAGGCGGCGATCGCGGCGAGAGCTCGAGCGCCGGAATCAGCGGCGGCAGCGGCGGTGCCGCGACAACATCGTAGACACGTCATGAATACACAAAACAGCCCTATTGAGCTGCACTTTTATGGCAATTGCGAATAATGATTTGCTCTTAATGAATTCATTCTGACCCGAATCCACAACCGCGGTCTTAGTCAAAATCCTTGTACTGGTAGCTACGGGGCCGACACCAGCTATCACTCAAATTAGGCACAGTCCCAGGTAAGCGCGCCGGCCATGTTCGCTCACCGAATTCCATTGAAATTCACAGAATTCCGATTACGACAGACCACCTCACTTGTTGGGCTCGCCGTATTGGACCGAAAGCCTCCCAATCAGAGTTCCGCTTCGGAATACTGATGAGCGTCTGCATTTCTTGCCATCACCGCAAATCCATGAGGCGGGAGCACCAGAGTGTCGTACGTAATGGCAGCACCGGACTTACTGGCGGCAGCAGCAGCGGATGTGGCGGGTATCGGCTCGTCATTGCGCGCGGCAAATGTTGCCGCGGCGGCGCCGACGACCACCGTGTTGGCCGCCGCGGGTGATGACGTGTCGGCGGCCATCGCGTCACTGTTTTCCAGCCATGGTGAAGCCTATCAAGCCCTCAACCGGCAGGCAGCTGCGTTTCAGAACGAATTCGTGCGGGCCTTGAGCCAAGGCGGGGAGGCGTACGCGCGGGCAGAGGCGGCCAATGCCTCGCCTTTGCAGGTCTTGGAAGAACAGGTGCTGACGCTGATCAACGCTCCCACCAACCTGCTGTTGGGACGTCCACTGATCGGCAATGGCACCGACGGCGCGCCGGGAACCGGGCAAAACGGTGGCGGCGGCGGGATCTTGTGGGGCAACGGTGGCGCAGGCGGATCGGGCGCGCCGGGCGGACCCGGCGGAGCCGGTGGAGCGGCAGGATTGCTCGGCGCCGGCGGGGTAGGCGGGGCCGGAGGAATCGGTGGGGGCGCCGGCGGTGCGGGCGGTACTGGCGGGTGGTTGTGGGGTAACGGCGGAGCGGGCGGGACCGGGGCGGTAGGCATCAACGGCGGCGCCGGCGGGGTCGGCGGTAGTGCGCTGTTGTTCGGCAACGGCGGAGCGGGCGGGGCTGGCGGGACCGGCGGGGCTGGTGCGATCGGGACACCAGGCACGCCCGGCACCGCGCTTGTGGCCGGTGGAACCGGTGGTCCCGGCGGCGGTGGCGGCAACGCAGGTATGGGCGGCGCGGGCGGTAACGGCGGACTGGTCTACGGCGCCGGCGGAGCCGGGGGCAACGGCGGTATCGGTGGAGCCGGCGGGGTCGGCGGGGTCGGCGGCGCAGGCTGGAACGCGACCACCGCAGGGGTCGACGGCGGCAACGGCGGCAACAGTGGTAGCGGAGGCGACGGCGGCAACGGCGGCATGGGCGGGGCCGGCGGCCGGGGTTCGACCCTGTTCGGCGCCGCCGGCGCCAACGGCAACGGCGGGGCCGGCGGGGTCGGCGGCAACCCCGGAGCGCCCGGGGACGGTGGCACCGGTGGCGCGGGCGACGCCCTGATCACCACAGGTGGATACGGCGGCAACGGCGGCAACCCCGGCGGGGTCGGCATCGGCGGCAACGGAGGAGGAGCCGGCGGACCCGGCGGAACTCCCGGCACCAGCGGGGGGACCGGAACCATCGTCGCCGGCAACGGTGGCGCGGGCGGCACCGGCGGCCACGGCTACGACGCCGCCAGCGACCCCCTCGCGAAAGCGGGCACCGCTGGCGGTAAAGGTGGGCACGGCGGCCTCGGCGGCACCTACGGCCACGGCGGAGCCGGTGGGGCCGGCGGCAACTCCACAACCATCGGCGGGAACGGCGGCGACGGCGGATGGGGCGGTGCTAGCGGTGTACTGGGTGGCATCGGCGGCGCGGGTGGGGCCGGCGGCGATGGAGCTGGCACCGGCGTGGGCGGTAACGGTGGAATAGGCGGTGACGCAGCCAATAGCGGCACTGGTCTATCGGTGGGCGGCGCCGGAGGCGCCGGCGGCGACGCCGGCACCGGACGCGGCGGGCACGGCGGCTCCGGCGGGGCTGCGTCGAACGGCGGAGCCGGGAATGCGGTCGGCGGCGCCGGCGGGGCCGGCGGCACCGGTGCTGCGGGCGGTGGCGACGGCGGCGCCGGTGGTCCGGCGTTCAACAGCGGATTCGGGAACGCCATCGGCGGCGCCGGAGCAAACGGCGCCAGCGCGGGCCTGACCGGCAACGGCGGCACCGGCGGGGCCGGCGGAAGCGCGACGGTCAGCGGCGCGTTGTCGAGCGGGACCGCTACCGGCGGCGCGGCGGGATTCGGCGGCGACGGCATCAACGGCGGGGCAGGCGGGGCAGGCGGGTCGGCAACGAACGCCGGCAGCGGAAACGCCACCCCGGCCGCGGGCGGGGTCGGCGGCGCAAGCTTCGGTGGCAAAGCCGGGGCCGGTGGTGCCGGTGGTGCCGCGAACATCACCAATGCCGCCTCGACAGCCAACGCTGCCGGCGCCGCCGGGGGAGCCGGTGGTTTCGGGAACTACGGTGGCAGCGGCGGTGCGGGAGGCAACGCTTCCACGGCGGGAACCGGCGCCGTCACATCAGGCGCCGGCGGCAAAGGTGGGGACGGCACCAGCGGCATCGGCGGAACCGGAGGAGCCGGCGGCACTGCGACCATCTCCAACGCCACCTCCACCGCGACCGCGAGCGCAGGTGACGGCGGGGCCGGAGGTCTTGCCTCCACCGGCGGGAACGGCGGTACTGGCGGATCGGCAGCGACCGACGGACTCGGACAGGTTCAGGCCGGCACCGGCGGCAAGGGTGGTGACGGCTTTATCAACGCCGGAGGAAACGGCGGCGACGGCGGCAACGCCACCATCAACAACGCCGCCTCGACCGTGAGCCCGGTCGGCGGTACCGGCGGCGCCGGAGGTCAGGGAATCGACAACCTGTCCGCAGGGCGTGGCGGGACTGGGGGCACCGCGCAAACCAACAGCAGCAGCGCCACCACGACATCCACCGGTGGTACCGGCGGAGCCGGGGGCAAGGCCACCAACTTCGCCGGTGGTGCCGGCGGCGCCGGCGGTATCGGCATTCACGCTGGGGCCGGGACGGCCATCGGTGGCGCCGGCGCGGCGGGCGGTACCGGCCCCACCGCAGGCGGAGCCGGCGGCAGCGGTGGCGCCGCGGGCAACACCGGAACCGGCGATGCGTTCGGCGGCACCGGTGCCGCCGGCACCAGCGGCGGCACCACCGGGACCGGTGGAGCCGGTGGCGAGGGCGGCAGCGCCGACATCGCCAACCCCGGCTCAGCCGGTAGCGCCACGGGCGGCAAAGGCGGCGCCGGCGCGGACGGCACCACCGGCGGGGCCGGCGGCAACGGCGGCGGAACCACCACCAACGGAACCGGCACAGCAACTGGCGGCGCCGGCGGACTCGGCGGCAACGGCACCACCGGCGCGGGCGGCACCGGCGGCAGCGGCGGCGACGCCGTCATCACCAACAACACCTCGACCGCCACCGCCGTCGCCGGCAACGGCGCTACCGGCGGCACCGGCGCTACCGGCGGAAACGGCGGATCCGGCGGATCGGCCACCACCCTGGGAACCGGCAACGTCACCCCCGGCGCCGGTGGAAACGGTGGCAACGGCACCACCGGCGCCGGTGGAAATGGCGGTGCCGGCGGCTCAGCGACTATCGACAACGCAGCCTCGACGGTCAACCCGGTCGGCGGTGCCGGCGGAGCCGGCGGTAAGGGTGTCGACAACCTCTCCGGCGGCACCGGCGGCACTGGCGGTTCCGCGCAAACCAACAGCAGCAAAGCCACCACCAGCACCGGCGGCACCGGCGGGGCCGGCGGCAACGCCACCACCGGCATCGGTGGCACCGGCGGAACCGGCGGAGCCGGAGTCAACAACGGGGCCGGCATCGCCCTCGGCGGGGCCGCTGGAACGGGCGGCACCGGCCCCGCCGGAGGCGGTGCCGGTGGAGACGGCGGCATAGCGATCAACGGCGGAACCGGTGACGCGATCGGCGGCGCGGGCGCTGACGGCACCAGTGGGGGTACCAGCGGAACCGGCGGCGACGGTGGAGCCGGTGGCGACGCAGAGATCACCAATGCCGCCTCCTCCGCCGTCGCAACCGGCGGCGATGGCGGCGCGGGAGCCACCGGTACCACCGGCGGCGCCGGCGGCGCCGGTGGCGACGCGTCTAACGAAGGATCAGGCAACCTGGCAGCCGGCAACGGAGGCTCAGGCGGCACCGGCACCGCCGCCGGCGGCAAAGGCGGGAATGGCGGCGACGCAACCAGCTCCAACACCAGTTCAACAGCCACGGCCATCTCGGGCAACGGCGGAGCCGGCGGCGCCGGCGCAACCGGCGGCGCCGGCGCAACCGGCGGCGCCGGCGGCAGAGGCGGCGATGGGCTCACCAAAGGCCTGGGAGATGTAGCCGCGGGCAACGGAGGCATAGGAGGGACCGGCACGTCCGGTGCCGGCGGCGCCGGAGGCAACGGCGGCAATGCGCAGATCGCCAACACCGCCTCGAAAGCTACTGCTTTTTCTGGCAACGGGGCAGCTGGCGGCGTCGGCACCACCGGCGGCAACGGCGGATTCGCCGGGACGGCCACGACCGACGGACTCGGCAACGTCACACCCGGCTTCGGCGGCGCAGGCGGCAGCGGCAACACCGGCGCCGGCGGCAACGGCGGTGGCGGTGGCGGTGCCACCATCACCAACACCGCATCGACCGTCAACGTCACCGGCGGCACCGGCGGTACCGGTGGCCAAGGCGTCGACAACCTCTCCGGAGGGCGGGGCGGAACGGGTGGGACCGCCCAGACCGACAGCAGCAGCAATTTGACGACATCCACCGGGGGTACCGGGGGGGCCGGAGGCAACGCCACGACCGGCACCGGCGGAATCGGCGGCTTTGGTGGTTCTGGCGTCCACCACGGTGCAGGGACCGCCCTTGGCGGCGATGCCGCCGCCGGAGGAACCGGCGACGCAGGAGGCGGGGCCGGCGGCAACGGCGGATTTGCCCTCAACACCGGAACCGGAGCCGCCATCGGCGCGGCCGGTGCCGACGGCACCAGCGGGGGAACCACCGGAACCGGCGGAGCCGGCGGAGCCGGCGGAAAAGGGCAGGTCAGCAACACCACTTCCGCAGCGACCGCAACTGGCGGCAAAGGCGGGTCCGGCGCTAACGGGATCGCCGGAGGAGCGGGCGGGGTGGGTGGCGAGGCGGCCACCAGCGGAACCGGAAACGTTGACGCCGGCTCAGGTGGTGCAGGAGGCGACGGGACCACCGGTACCGCTGGCGCCGGGGGAGCAGGCGGCAAGGCGACGATCACCAGCACCACCTCAACCGTTGCCGC harbors:
- a CDS encoding PE family protein, translating into MGGTAISSAGAVTSGAGGDGGQGTNGAGGLGGTAGIAVTSGTGPATGGAGGAGGTGTTNGGAGGGGGDVAIGNAASAATATGGVGGHGGDGGATGTGGAGGNGGQGNTKGSGLGVGGNGGDGGSGANGGNGGNGGATFITGTATATSGAGGAGGTGSAGSGGIGGAGGQVTINTSASTAAATGGAGGAGGTGLFGGAGGDGGSVSTKGLGTLNPGKGGLGGTGTSSGGIGGDGGNATISNTASTQTAKGGTGAAGGTATNGVGGTGGAGGSGTTSGSGDAIGGTAGLGGAGSKGGGNGGLGGSASNHGTGNAIGAAGGAGADGGANAKGGNGGAGGSATIDNAANAGTATGGQGGAGGNGGTNATGGAGGAGGAASIVNGGAAAALGGNGGKGGTGAIGAGKGGNGGGATSDGIGSVTGGTGADGASAGATGFGGAGGNGGGATITAANSAATATAGNGGAGGSGSLGGAGGAGGTATHQGTGSLTAGHGGAGGDATNSGTGGAGGAGGGAHIQNTASAANAVGGTGGAGGKATTGNVATGGAGGDGGDASTTGTGTATGGAGGHGGLAQLSTSTSTGPATGGKGGDGGAGTTTGGDGGAGGAASSEGLGNVTSGNGGVGGAGFHGGNGGTGGSANIGNAVSGATATGGDGGIGGNTTAPSNQFVASGGTGGAGGSASTKGTGSVNAGTGGAGGFVNDGIGGGGGAGGDATVDNIASTTSPVGGKGGAGGSGYSRAGSGGAGGNAQTNSNVAATTATGGTGGAGGSPNVGAGGDGGAGGSGIHSGAGSAMGGNGGAGAAGGSNIGGGNGGTGGNALNTGAGSATGGNGGVGGADTGKGGAGGNGGTAQIDNAASAAHAVGGKGGAGGSSSTSSGSPVSGGAGGEGGSATTTGTGTAFGGGGGDGGTAQVTAANSTAPAIAGKGGAGGNGTIGGAGGAGGAASSAGHANITSGSGGAGGTGTTGAGGTGGAAGDATITNSSSVGVTTGGQGGAGGDGASGGAGGKGGAVQTKGTGSVNAGAGGAGGTGTTGVGGTGGSGGAATVDNTASTVTVVGGTGGGGGTGVDNAGFAAGRGGQGGFAQTNSMDAGTQAIGGTGGAGGDATTGTGGGGGNGGDSQHLGAGTAVGGQGGTGGSGPLAGGRGGVGGNGANLGTGSAIGGTGGTGGDSGVTGTGGNGGDAGNAGIAEGSAGDVTGGDGGAGGNGGSGGNGGNGSLVSTSGTGFAFGGNGGNGGNSSANGANGGNGGNGALAQAAIAGHAIPGLGGTGGSGGPGGSQGKSGQNG
- a CDS encoding PE family protein — encoded protein: MSYVMAAPDLLAAAAADVAGIGSSLRAANVAAAAPTTTVLAAAGDDVSAAIASLFSSHGEAYQALNRQAAAFQNEFVRALSQGGEAYARAEAANASPLQVLEEQVLTLINAPTNLLLGRPLIGNGTDGAPGTGQNGGGGGILWGNGGAGGSGAPGGPGGAGGAAGLLGAGGVGGAGGIGGGAGGAGGTGGWLWGNGGAGGTGAVGINGGAGGVGGSALLFGNGGAGGAGGTGGAGAIGTPGTPGTALVAGGTGGPGGGGGNAGMGGAGGNGGLVYGAGGAGGNGGIGGAGGVGGVGGAGWNATTAGVDGGNGGNSGSGGDGGNGGMGGAGGRGSTLFGAAGANGNGGAGGVGGNPGAPGDGGTGGAGDALITTGGYGGNGGNPGGVGIGGNGGGAGGPGGTPGTSGGTGTIVAGNGGAGGTGGHGYDAASDPLAKAGTAGGKGGHGGLGGTYGHGGAGGAGGNSTTIGGNGGDGGWGGASGVLGGIGGAGGAGGDGAGTGVGGNGGIGGDAANSGTGLSVGGAGGAGGDAGTGRGGHGGSGGAASNGGAGNAVGGAGGAGGTGAAGGGDGGAGGPAFNSGFGNAIGGAGANGASAGLTGNGGTGGAGGSATVSGALSSGTATGGAAGFGGDGINGGAGGAGGSATNAGSGNATPAAGGVGGASFGGKAGAGGAGGAANITNAASTANAAGAAGGAGGFGNYGGSGGAGGNASTAGTGAVTSGAGGKGGDGTSGIGGTGGAGGTATISNATSTATASAGDGGAGGLASTGGNGGTGGSAATDGLGQVQAGTGGKGGDGFINAGGNGGDGGNATINNAASTVSPVGGTGGAGGQGIDNLSAGRGGTGGTAQTNSSSATTTSTGGTGGAGGKATNFAGGAGGAGGIGIHAGAGTAIGGAGAAGGTGPTAGGAGGSGGAAGNTGTGDAFGGTGAAGTSGGTTGTGGAGGEGGSADIANPGSAGSATGGKGGAGADGTTGGAGGNGGGTTTNGTGTATGGAGGLGGNGTTGAGGTGGSGGDAVITNNTSTATAVAGNGATGGTGATGGNGGSGGSATTLGTGNVTPGAGGNGGNGTTGAGGNGGAGGSATIDNAASTVNPVGGAGGAGGKGVDNLSGGTGGTGGSAQTNSSKATTSTGGTGGAGGNATTGIGGTGGTGGAGVNNGAGIALGGAAGTGGTGPAGGGAGGDGGIAINGGTGDAIGGAGADGTSGGTSGTGGDGGAGGDAEITNAASSAVATGGDGGAGATGTTGGAGGAGGDASNEGSGNLAAGNGGSGGTGTAAGGKGGNGGDATSSNTSSTATAISGNGGAGGAGATGGAGATGGAGGRGGDGLTKGLGDVAAGNGGIGGTGTSGAGGAGGNGGNAQIANTASKATAFSGNGAAGGVGTTGGNGGFAGTATTDGLGNVTPGFGGAGGSGNTGAGGNGGGGGGATITNTASTVNVTGGTGGTGGQGVDNLSGGRGGTGGTAQTDSSSNLTTSTGGTGGAGGNATTGTGGIGGFGGSGVHHGAGTALGGDAAAGGTGDAGGGAGGNGGFALNTGTGAAIGAAGADGTSGGTTGTGGAGGAGGKGQVSNTTSAATATGGKGGSGANGIAGGAGGVGGEAATSGTGNVDAGSGGAGGDGTTGTAGAGGAGGKATITSTTSTVAATGGTGGVGGDTLTGPGGTGGAGGSASHSGAGNAVGGNAGTGGLGPAGGGAGGNGGSATNSGTGNATGGAGADGTGGSKGGAGGKGGSAEISNSASSGTAVGGKGGAGSLGVVGGAGGNGGGATTKGIGPVFAGVGGAGGEGTIGFGGAGGDAGTASINNSASAASASAAAGGAGGKGATFGGNGGAGGSANTTGTGSVNPGTGGTGGTGTGGNGGDGGNGGDATISNVTSSTTAKGGAGGAGGGGTNGGKGGAGGNASTNSGSGTTPAIGGDGGAGGIGGPTGTGGTGGTGGGASHSGAGSAVGGKGGSAGAGGNGGSGGSGGSAINAGTGAATGGAGADGADVTTGAGGAGGAGGDARITNNASAAAAVGGKGGAGGDGDGTAGGAGGKGGAGGGGTAGGAGGNGGAATTTGLGSVTPGGGGAGGVGSSGSGGNGGHGGAAEVANAFSSATAKGGAGGAGGNGSFNGGAGGTGGSGSTNSSSVTTAAIGGTGGAGGGATTGVGGTGGTGGLATHTGSGSASGGNGGIGGTGATGGAGGGGGAAINEGVMGPATGGAGGNGANGTFGTGGAGGAGGKRRFRPTPQRVSRPAARAARAVTAPLPAPAAPAATAVRHLTLGQEMPRPALAEPAAPATAEKAEPVATAGFRQSTTRARPQPRQAAVAGPVVPACQGATAGPAEPRRPRDSDLSRPVRAAPAAPAPGPRAAVAPAVVVAMRPSRTPAQLSRLRAAVAGSAVAATLLSAVPAGPAARRRTPVLAPQQEASAPPAV